GCCGCTTACGAGCTCATGCCTCACCCCAACGTTCTCTACAATCTCGCGCGAGCCTACTTCGATGCAGGCCAATACATTGAAACCGTGCTCTACTTTGAGCGCTACCTTAAAAGTGATCCACCCGATTCCGATCAAGTTCAGCTTATCGTCGATGCACTTCGAGACAGGCTGGCGAAACAAACACTTATCGAATCAGAGCCAAGCTCCGAAGCCAACCTAAGCCCTGGCGAAAGTGGAACCACTGTCGTAACCAACGAAGTCATTAAAGTGATTCAGCAAGCATCCAAACGCTTTGCTGGAATCGCTGCGGCAACACAAAGCCCAGCATTGAAAGACCAAGCCGATGTTTTAGACGAACTTGCTCGTACCCTGGTCACTCCCTCCGCCGGCCCAAAGGCCGCTCCAAAGTCACAGGGGTCTCAAAGTGCAGATGCTACTGTGCTGGGTGACACCAAGCCGAAAACAACACTCAAACCAGCCTCTGTCGAAGACTTGGACCTGGGCTCACAAAGAACAGAAGATATCTATGCCGAGCGCGTTGTTTCAGCTTCACGTCTCGCTCAATCTCCACTAGACGCACCAAACTCAACCACCGTTGTAACCGCACAAGATATCCGGCTATCGGGAATCACCAACATCGGGGAGCTTCTGCGCAGAGCTGCCGGCCTTGAGGTCATGAGCCTAACCACTGCTGATACTGAGATATCCATTCGCGGTCTCAACCAAAGACTATCGAACAAAGTTTTGGTTCTCATTGATGGCCGTTCAGTTTTTCTCGATTTTCTCGGCGCCACACTTTGGACGATTCTTCCTATCGGTGTTGAAGATATTGAACGGATCGAAGTCATTCGAGCTCCCGCTTCTGCTCTTTATGGTGCGGATGCATTCTCTGGGGTTGTAAATATATTGCTCAAGAAACCGGGCCAAGGCGATACCTTGGTCACCACCACCATCGGCGAGGGAAACACCGTTCGGGCCAGCGCCAGATTCACTGGACGATCCGAGCAAGTTGGATACCGGTTCAACGCTGGGCATATTCAATCCAATCAATACAGCTACGGCATTGACCCCGCGCGTGTAGATATCGAATCAACCGTAACCGATCCTGAAATAGGAATTGGCGCAAAGTGGTTCAACTCTGAATTTAATATTCGTTTTCCTGATAAATATACTGCCCGTGTCGGTACAGCAGTCCTCAATGGTGACTTCTCATTTATGAGTGCTGGTCGCCTAAGAAACCTTCAGGCTCAGGACGCTTTCTTTGCTCAGTCACACGCCAACCTCTCCACTCCCATGGGAATCACCGTGCGAACTTTCTGGAGTGCTTTTACGACAGACGTCAAGAACCTCGAAGGCAGACCCGGCGACGTTGATGTCGCATTCAGCGACCTTGAATCACATGTACTCGATGTAGAAACTGAATACGACGCAACGTTCGATTGGCCGATTCCACACCACCTCAATATAGGTTTGGGTTACCGGTTTAAAACCATCGATTGGGCATGGCTTGACTCCAAGCACGAAGAGCATCACGCATCAGCGTTTATCCAAGACACCATGCAGTTTGGTGAATATGTCAAAGTGACGGCGAGCACACGAATCGATAAGCACCCACTGCTCTCAGCTCCAGTCTTATCTCCACGAGGCGCTATCGTCGTTAGAATGACAGAAGAATCTGCCCTACGTGCTACCGTTGGAACAGCGTTTCGAAGCCCCGCATTTTTAGAGTCTTACTTGCGGTCCAAAGTTCCGACCCCGCTTCGCGGCATCACCGCTTACGGAATTGGAAATACCGAACTCTCACCTGAAACAATGCTATCCACAGAAATCGGCTATTCGCATCAAAATGACTTTTTCGCACTGGAAGCAAACATCTACTTAAACCTCGTAGACGACCTCATCAGCCTAAGCCAAATTGAGAACTACGGCATTACCGATCCACAATCTGTATACGATGAATCTGTTGATGCCTATCCTGTTGGGGAGCTTCAATGGGCCAATGGTGATGTCACCTATCGCCAACTCGGGGGCGAGCTTGGTATACGTGTTTACCCTGTAACTGGTTTGGATGTTTATCTAAACTACGCCTACCACGACACATCACCCACCGACTCTGAAGCACTCAGCGGCGCAGCTGCTGAAGAAGAACGAACCAGTGCTCATAAAATCAATGGCGGGGTTCAATACCGTTCTCCTTTCGGTCTCGATTTGGCTTTGGATATTCACTTGGCCAGCGAGCAAACTTGGGTACAGGCCATTTCAAGCGCGACGAGCAGCAGCGAGGTTGGGGTCTTTAGAGTCCCTGGTTACGCCATCGTCAATGCACGTATCGGCTATCGATTATTTGACGATGCGTTAGAGCTTGCCGTGATCGGTACAAACCTCGCAAGCACCCCCTTTAGACAACACCCATTCGCTCAGAAGATTTCTCGACGCATCTTCGGCAGCGCCACCCTGAGGTTCTAAGTGATGAAGCATAAACACTCTTTATCTGGGCTTATTTTAACGCTCACTTGGTTTCTCAGTGCTTGCACAGAGCCGCCAGTCATTCCTTATAAAGATGCTCCCATCCCAACGGGTGTCATTAAGGGAAGCATTCTCTACATCGGACCGCCGGCTCAGTGCGAAGACAACAAACCCACCGGGCAATTGATCCTTACGCTTTTCTTAAACGACAATCC
This genomic stretch from Deltaproteobacteria bacterium harbors:
- a CDS encoding TonB-dependent receptor is translated as MKNNRVVLLGLWLLCLVLPSIALADVRSEARRHFRGGMDLIAQGQLDAGAAELEAAYELMPHPNVLYNLARAYFDAGQYIETVLYFERYLKSDPPDSDQVQLIVDALRDRLAKQTLIESEPSSEANLSPGESGTTVVTNEVIKVIQQASKRFAGIAAATQSPALKDQADVLDELARTLVTPSAGPKAAPKSQGSQSADATVLGDTKPKTTLKPASVEDLDLGSQRTEDIYAERVVSASRLAQSPLDAPNSTTVVTAQDIRLSGITNIGELLRRAAGLEVMSLTTADTEISIRGLNQRLSNKVLVLIDGRSVFLDFLGATLWTILPIGVEDIERIEVIRAPASALYGADAFSGVVNILLKKPGQGDTLVTTTIGEGNTVRASARFTGRSEQVGYRFNAGHIQSNQYSYGIDPARVDIESTVTDPEIGIGAKWFNSEFNIRFPDKYTARVGTAVLNGDFSFMSAGRLRNLQAQDAFFAQSHANLSTPMGITVRTFWSAFTTDVKNLEGRPGDVDVAFSDLESHVLDVETEYDATFDWPIPHHLNIGLGYRFKTIDWAWLDSKHEEHHASAFIQDTMQFGEYVKVTASTRIDKHPLLSAPVLSPRGAIVVRMTEESALRATVGTAFRSPAFLESYLRSKVPTPLRGITAYGIGNTELSPETMLSTEIGYSHQNDFFALEANIYLNLVDDLISLSQIENYGITDPQSVYDESVDAYPVGELQWANGDVTYRQLGGELGIRVYPVTGLDVYLNYAYHDTSPTDSEALSGAAAEEERTSAHKINGGVQYRSPFGLDLALDIHLASEQTWVQAISSATSSSEVGVFRVPGYAIVNARIGYRLFDDALELAVIGTNLASTPFRQHPFAQKISRRIFGSATLRF